The proteins below come from a single Chryseobacterium capnotolerans genomic window:
- a CDS encoding thioredoxin family protein, producing the protein MKKIISGISIVCSIVISAQETIQFQELPFKEIIAKAKKEKKLVFIDAYASWCGPCKMMEKNVFPQKSVREYFNTNFINARFDMEKGEGRDLASKFGVRSYPTYLFLNGEGELVSRNTGYMEEGMFVTMAQDINSQGNKKGSLKERFANGEKDPQFLINIMKLNSDTDYEFAKKASERYFENKKASEPLSKDEIGFMLFFLKSTEDSNYKAFVSRKAEIIKFLPEETYTEFDSQLKLSKIVEQSIDDKNKKVNDDYFMKMAEPLVGKQTAITKLNQTKLNYYERNANFPEYEKAALDYYKNPETFNPDELLRAAWVFVDHVQTPSSLKKATEWAEKSVMRGETSENTYILAKLYFLTGNKEMAKNYAEMSKNMATQANRDSNLAEELLKQIK; encoded by the coding sequence ATGAAGAAGATCATCTCCGGGATATCTATTGTTTGCTCTATTGTCATCTCTGCTCAGGAGACTATACAGTTTCAGGAACTACCATTTAAAGAAATTATAGCAAAGGCCAAAAAAGAAAAAAAATTGGTTTTTATTGATGCGTATGCTTCCTGGTGTGGACCATGCAAAATGATGGAAAAAAATGTTTTTCCTCAGAAATCCGTGAGAGAATACTTCAATACCAACTTTATCAATGCAAGATTTGATATGGAGAAAGGAGAAGGAAGAGATCTTGCTTCTAAATTCGGAGTACGATCTTACCCTACTTATCTTTTCCTGAATGGTGAAGGCGAACTTGTTTCCAGAAACACAGGTTATATGGAAGAAGGGATGTTTGTGACAATGGCTCAGGATATTAATTCACAAGGGAATAAAAAAGGTTCTCTGAAAGAAAGATTTGCTAATGGGGAAAAAGATCCTCAATTCCTGATCAATATTATGAAGCTTAATTCTGATACTGATTATGAGTTTGCCAAAAAAGCATCTGAAAGGTATTTTGAAAATAAAAAGGCATCTGAACCTCTTTCAAAAGATGAAATAGGGTTTATGCTATTTTTCCTGAAATCTACAGAAGATTCCAATTATAAAGCCTTTGTTTCCAGAAAAGCAGAGATCATCAAATTTCTTCCCGAAGAAACATACACCGAATTTGATTCCCAGTTAAAGCTATCAAAAATCGTAGAACAGTCCATTGATGATAAAAACAAAAAAGTAAATGATGATTACTTTATGAAAATGGCTGAACCATTGGTTGGGAAACAAACTGCAATTACTAAACTGAATCAGACCAAACTTAACTATTACGAGCGAAATGCCAATTTCCCGGAATATGAAAAAGCAGCTTTGGATTATTACAAAAATCCTGAAACATTCAATCCGGATGAACTTTTAAGAGCAGCATGGGTATTTGTAGATCATGTACAGACACCATCTTCTTTAAAAAAAGCAACCGAATGGGCTGAGAAATCTGTAATGCGAGGGGAAACTTCAGAAAACACTTACATCCTAGCTAAGCTTTATTTCTTAACAGGGAATAAGGAAATGGCAAAAAATTATGCTGAGATGTCTAAAAACATGGCAACTCAAGCAAACAGAGATTCTAATCTAGCAGAAGAATTATTAAAACAAATAAAATAA
- a CDS encoding winged helix-turn-helix transcriptional regulator, translating into MSIKESSTNNENKKTLESSCSEIYAVNLISGRWILSICYQLKRERLRFVELKNRISNISERMLTLQLKKMEQENLIVKTVYAEVPPRVEYELSEIGKKLLPVLDQLESWGKEHKESKKKDS; encoded by the coding sequence ATGAGTATTAAAGAATCATCCACCAATAACGAGAATAAAAAAACGCTGGAATCAAGCTGTTCCGAGATATATGCCGTTAACCTGATTAGTGGAAGATGGATACTTTCCATCTGCTATCAACTTAAACGGGAAAGATTAAGATTTGTTGAACTGAAAAACAGAATTTCCAATATTTCAGAAAGAATGCTTACCCTCCAGCTTAAGAAAATGGAACAGGAAAACCTGATTGTAAAAACAGTATATGCTGAGGTTCCTCCCAGAGTGGAATATGAATTATCTGAAATAGGGAAAAAGCTGCTTCCGGTACTTGACCAGCTTGAGTCTTGGGGTAAGGAGCATAAAGAATCTAAGAAAAAGGACTCATGA
- a CDS encoding alpha/beta hydrolase, which produces MDLNRINKELRASMESVPYSLELDENIFLNAPEIIQKERVEFTKNNPVRQPDHIKVKDIFIPSSMDGKEIRLHIYQPEKFDPNKTLIYFHGGGYVFGLPEQVDSEMFEIANELQATIVSVDYRLVPQYRFPIPILDGFDALKWVIEEGENQLGINTEQLTVMGASAGGHLAASVAQMAADENINNIKHQFLLYPVIHNGLDTSSMLEFTDSPLWNKRYAEIAWQHFLGKKNMKNSVPYSDLTHYRNFSALPQTTIVACELDPLRDEGIEFSQLLYKAGVATELWVIPGAVHVFDLFDCPLTDEYKKFLMSRLFK; this is translated from the coding sequence ATGGATTTAAATAGAATTAACAAGGAGCTGAGGGCTAGTATGGAAAGTGTTCCGTATTCATTGGAACTCGATGAAAATATATTTTTGAATGCTCCTGAAATAATACAGAAGGAAAGAGTTGAGTTTACAAAGAATAACCCTGTTAGACAACCGGATCATATCAAGGTGAAAGATATCTTTATTCCAAGTTCAATGGATGGTAAAGAAATAAGACTGCATATCTATCAACCGGAAAAATTTGATCCAAATAAAACGTTGATTTATTTTCATGGCGGTGGCTATGTTTTTGGTTTGCCGGAGCAGGTTGACAGTGAGATGTTTGAAATAGCCAATGAATTACAGGCAACCATTGTATCTGTAGATTACAGATTGGTACCTCAATATCGTTTTCCTATACCTATTCTGGATGGCTTTGATGCTTTAAAATGGGTGATTGAAGAAGGTGAAAACCAGCTGGGGATAAATACTGAACAGCTTACCGTGATGGGAGCCAGTGCGGGAGGACATTTGGCAGCGTCAGTGGCTCAGATGGCTGCCGACGAGAATATAAATAATATTAAACATCAATTTTTATTGTATCCTGTTATTCATAATGGATTGGATACTTCTTCTATGCTGGAGTTTACAGACTCTCCGTTATGGAATAAAAGATATGCAGAAATAGCATGGCAGCATTTTTTAGGCAAAAAAAATATGAAGAATAGTGTTCCCTATTCAGATCTTACTCACTACCGTAATTTTTCTGCACTGCCTCAAACAACAATTGTTGCCTGTGAACTTGATCCTTTAAGAGATGAAGGTATTGAGTTCTCTCAATTATTATATAAGGCAGGAGTGGCAACTGAGCTGTGGGTGATTCCGGGGGCGGTTCATGTATTTGACCTTTTTGATTGTCCCTTGACTGATGAGTATAAAAAGTTTTTGATGAGCAGACTTTTCAAATAA
- a CDS encoding histidine kinase, which produces MQKKLSISFKHALSQKSIYAAALSTCLIAVVAFAVLSHLIAEDNRKNNEDFAKKTFFRKYESVESEFRNIEDYQYLLRELIQKDGLKNYRDYSLVLNDLNKKRNLLTYSWYYYDNSKTGTYESNNPLSDLFKERNKTANSIAIKNNGSGHFKDLLINRKDSMYWVSYDSLVLPGKNVLYYGSTVSLDDLHQYFTNVDKSSNTYAYVFTKEGICITHPEKKYIGKNVFKFTDIKAKDTLCNKAKSGYTEGIAASEYLGMEVTRFIKPLKTDNFDGYAVVNHVNFIIDENTNKVKAYTIYIFLAALFMIVTVFILFQRSTNMAYKEKEKIQSEKNLLLIENEKMHKAEVINQLQQLKNNINPHFLFNSLNSLYMLIGINKENAQKFTMNLSKIYRYLIVPPKENIVPVAKEIDFIQKYMDLLKSRFDEELNFQLMIKDPESLKKRIPYLSLQIVTENAIKHNVATIDQPLEIMIEVEEKGITVRNTYQPKTEAVQGEKFGIDYLNQVYEYFKQNSLHISVDGENFICFLPLMD; this is translated from the coding sequence ATGCAGAAGAAATTGAGTATTAGTTTTAAACACGCCTTATCCCAAAAATCTATTTACGCTGCTGCTTTATCCACCTGCTTAATTGCAGTAGTGGCTTTTGCTGTTTTGAGTCATTTGATCGCTGAAGATAACCGTAAAAATAACGAGGATTTTGCCAAAAAAACATTTTTCAGGAAGTACGAATCAGTAGAAAGTGAATTCAGGAATATTGAAGATTATCAGTATCTGCTTCGTGAATTGATTCAAAAAGACGGACTGAAAAACTATAGAGATTATTCTTTGGTTTTAAATGATCTGAATAAAAAAAGAAACCTGCTAACTTATAGCTGGTATTATTATGACAATAGTAAAACCGGAACGTATGAAAGCAACAACCCCTTATCAGACCTTTTTAAAGAGAGGAATAAGACAGCGAACTCCATTGCTATAAAAAATAATGGTTCCGGACATTTTAAAGATCTTCTGATAAATCGTAAAGACAGTATGTATTGGGTAAGCTATGACTCTTTGGTACTGCCTGGGAAAAATGTTCTTTATTATGGCTCTACGGTAAGTTTAGATGATTTGCATCAATATTTTACCAATGTAGATAAAAGCTCTAATACCTATGCTTATGTATTTACTAAAGAAGGAATTTGTATTACCCATCCTGAGAAAAAGTACATTGGGAAAAATGTTTTTAAATTCACAGATATTAAAGCGAAGGACACATTATGCAATAAAGCAAAATCAGGATACACTGAAGGAATTGCAGCCTCAGAGTATTTGGGAATGGAAGTCACACGGTTTATAAAACCATTGAAAACAGATAATTTTGATGGGTATGCGGTAGTGAATCATGTCAATTTTATCATTGATGAGAATACTAATAAGGTAAAAGCTTATACTATTTATATATTTCTGGCAGCTTTATTTATGATTGTTACTGTTTTTATTCTTTTTCAACGGTCTACAAACATGGCATATAAAGAAAAAGAAAAGATTCAGTCTGAAAAAAATCTCCTGTTGATTGAGAATGAGAAAATGCATAAAGCGGAAGTTATTAACCAGCTTCAGCAGCTTAAAAATAATATCAACCCGCATTTTCTTTTCAATTCTCTGAATTCATTATATATGCTGATAGGTATAAATAAGGAGAATGCTCAGAAATTCACCATGAATCTTTCCAAAATTTACAGGTATCTGATTGTTCCGCCAAAGGAAAATATTGTACCCGTTGCCAAAGAGATCGATTTTATTCAGAAATATATGGATCTTCTGAAAAGCAGGTTTGATGAAGAACTGAATTTTCAGCTTATGATCAAAGACCCTGAAAGCTTAAAGAAACGGATCCCGTATTTGTCACTTCAAATTGTGACGGAAAATGCTATAAAACACAATGTTGCAACCATAGATCAGCCGTTGGAAATCATGATAGAAGTAGAGGAGAAAGGGATTACGGTGAGGAATACTTATCAGCCCAAAACGGAAGCCGTTCAGGGAGAGAAATTCGGAATTGATTATTTGAATCAGGTTTATGAATATTTTAAACAAAATTCACTTCATATTTCTGTAGATGGTGAAAATTTTATATGTTTTTTGCCATTAATGGATTAA
- a CDS encoding zinc-dependent metalloprotease: MNRTILMKNYRLALYLGLAMASPAVLAQKKDTVKTTKDKTEKADLSSSKKAKKIDELIKKGTYKKGIFNTIQVKTDLYFEIPDSLMGRQFLVVNKLSQVPMQVNEAGLNKGMNYENKIISFHRDKVAKKVWVRTSEAKVSSPKNDAITKSVKDNFSESVIEVFDIEAQNSDSTSVAIKVNKVFDGNQKSFNDVLANVGLGGSVKSSLSFIEGVKTFPENLVVKSQLSTSVNEGGVDLPVTLGVTSNLVLLPKIPMKPRVADARVGFFSEKHWFFNDQQQKMDEKFFITRWNLEPKDEDKEKYLRGELVEPKKQIVYYIDPSTPKQWREKIIAGVHDWQVAFEQAGFKNAVIAKMPDEKDEDFDIDDVRYSVITYAASPKSNAMGPSVVDPRSGEIIEADIIWWHNVMTSLQEWMRIQIGPIDSRARANKFSDEYMGEAIRFVSSHEVGHTFGLKHNMGSSFAFPVESLRSKEFTDKMGGTAPSIMDYARYNYVAQPEDGVTAITPKIGIYDKYAIEWGYRWYPDEFAEKKALRNLIEKHEDDPLYFYGEQQSYLETIDPRSQSEDLGDDAMKASEYGMKNLKVVANNLLKWTYEDGKDYTDAGKLYMGVIGQWDLYTGHVMANVGGIYLNNTVFGNKKKAYEAVPAETQRRAVDYLVKNSINLPEWLFFNPITEKTYSVKNSPMGPFEQTPYTLARGMQYANIYSLFMDDRLLRLLENELKHEVSGSKEKIYTVENLFEQVRTAIFNKKGSLTMLEKMAQKNYVDALIVSVNKLFEKTAVKTLKTDQTLNMPMICNYHEEGKNLRNINYSSMKRVSEVTTYKRSELQKVLNFLNNTRYRGDDASRAHYSDLIIRIEEALNK, translated from the coding sequence ATGAATCGGACTATTTTAATGAAGAATTACAGGCTTGCACTGTATCTTGGACTTGCTATGGCATCGCCGGCAGTTCTGGCACAGAAAAAAGACACTGTAAAAACGACCAAGGACAAAACCGAAAAAGCAGATCTTTCATCATCAAAGAAAGCAAAAAAAATTGACGAACTGATTAAGAAAGGAACTTATAAAAAAGGGATCTTCAATACCATTCAGGTAAAAACAGATCTTTATTTTGAAATTCCTGACAGTTTGATGGGACGTCAGTTTTTGGTAGTGAACAAGCTCTCTCAGGTACCTATGCAGGTAAATGAGGCAGGTCTGAACAAAGGAATGAACTATGAAAATAAGATCATTTCTTTTCACAGGGACAAAGTTGCGAAAAAAGTATGGGTAAGAACTTCGGAAGCAAAAGTGTCTTCTCCTAAAAATGATGCCATTACAAAATCTGTTAAAGATAACTTTTCAGAATCTGTGATTGAGGTTTTTGATATTGAAGCCCAAAACAGTGATTCTACTTCGGTAGCTATTAAAGTGAATAAGGTTTTTGACGGAAATCAGAAAAGCTTTAATGATGTATTGGCTAATGTAGGTCTTGGCGGATCAGTAAAATCAAGTCTTTCCTTTATTGAAGGAGTAAAAACATTCCCGGAAAATCTTGTGGTGAAATCCCAACTGAGTACCTCTGTAAATGAAGGCGGTGTGGATCTTCCGGTAACACTTGGAGTAACCAGCAATCTGGTACTGCTTCCTAAGATTCCTATGAAACCTAGGGTTGCAGATGCAAGAGTAGGGTTTTTCAGTGAAAAGCATTGGTTCTTTAATGATCAACAGCAGAAAATGGACGAGAAATTCTTCATTACCCGTTGGAACTTAGAGCCTAAAGATGAGGACAAAGAAAAATATCTGAGAGGTGAACTGGTAGAGCCTAAAAAGCAGATCGTTTATTATATAGACCCCTCCACACCAAAACAATGGCGTGAAAAGATCATTGCAGGAGTTCATGACTGGCAGGTTGCTTTCGAGCAGGCAGGGTTCAAAAATGCTGTCATCGCTAAGATGCCGGATGAAAAAGATGAAGATTTTGATATTGATGATGTAAGATATTCCGTAATCACATATGCTGCTTCTCCAAAGTCTAATGCGATGGGGCCATCTGTAGTAGATCCAAGAAGTGGTGAAATCATTGAGGCTGATATCATCTGGTGGCACAATGTAATGACTTCTCTCCAGGAATGGATGAGAATTCAGATAGGACCTATTGATTCCAGAGCGAGAGCTAATAAATTCAGTGATGAGTATATGGGAGAAGCCATTCGTTTTGTATCCTCTCATGAAGTGGGACATACTTTCGGATTGAAGCACAATATGGGATCCTCTTTTGCATTCCCTGTAGAATCTCTTCGTTCCAAAGAATTTACTGATAAGATGGGTGGAACGGCACCTTCTATCATGGATTATGCACGTTACAATTATGTGGCACAACCGGAAGATGGAGTTACAGCCATCACTCCAAAGATCGGAATCTATGATAAATATGCGATTGAATGGGGGTACCGTTGGTATCCGGATGAATTCGCTGAGAAAAAAGCGCTGAGAAATTTAATAGAGAAGCATGAAGATGACCCATTATATTTCTATGGTGAACAACAGAGTTATCTTGAAACGATAGACCCGCGTTCGCAGTCTGAAGATTTAGGTGATGATGCGATGAAAGCCAGCGAATATGGAATGAAAAATCTGAAAGTTGTAGCCAATAATCTTTTAAAATGGACCTATGAAGACGGTAAAGATTATACAGATGCAGGTAAATTATACATGGGGGTTATCGGTCAATGGGATCTGTATACAGGACATGTAATGGCGAATGTAGGAGGAATTTACCTGAACAATACAGTTTTTGGTAATAAGAAAAAAGCCTATGAAGCAGTTCCTGCTGAAACTCAGAGAAGAGCGGTTGATTATTTGGTTAAAAACTCGATCAATCTTCCGGAGTGGTTATTCTTTAACCCGATTACTGAGAAAACATATTCGGTGAAAAATTCCCCAATGGGACCGTTTGAACAGACACCATATACCCTGGCCAGAGGAATGCAGTATGCCAATATCTATTCCCTGTTTATGGATGACAGATTGCTTAGACTCCTTGAGAACGAGTTGAAGCATGAAGTTTCAGGTTCAAAAGAGAAGATCTACACAGTAGAAAATTTATTTGAACAGGTAAGAACAGCCATTTTTAACAAGAAAGGAAGCCTTACGATGCTTGAGAAAATGGCGCAGAAGAACTACGTGGATGCATTGATTGTTTCGGTGAACAAATTATTCGAAAAAACAGCCGTAAAAACATTGAAGACAGATCAGACATTAAATATGCCAATGATCTGCAACTATCATGAAGAAGGTAAAAACCTTAGAAACATCAATTATTCATCCATGAAGAGAGTATCTGAAGTAACTACGTACAAAAGATCAGAATTACAAAAAGTTCTGAACTTCCTGAACAACACCAGATACAGAGGTGATGACGCTTCAAGAGCGCATTATTCAGATTTAATTATTCGTATTGAAGAGGCTTTAAACAAATAA
- a CDS encoding RagB/SusD family nutrient uptake outer membrane protein, with the protein MKKITTIIALAVISFTTVGCDRFLDIQPEGKVIPTTVEDYRKVLTSAYAKYPNHKSLSVLRTDEVTVNENISDFNVYREIAMWKDTNNDSATLEFPWVKFYSVIFYLNQIINEGSKTMADSPEKQQILAEAYALRAYAYFDMVNLYAKPYNSATASTDRGVPISLEMDIEAVLKPSSVQEVYNLIHADMSKAEGLMVEQKQTAGINYRFSKIALMALQARTALYQNDWNKALYYAEQALAMKGDLVDLNTSTTAPHHYMSVESIMALDDVFDSAAQNLSFASSELISKFNSSTDKRFKLAFEKNGSQYKIIKKGSSEFKVSFRTTEMYFIKSEALLKLNRLDEAKEILSKVLKNRYTPEGYTAVQNTIVPMNAADFMNFILDERSREFAVEGHRWFDLRRANQKEIKHTINGKDYILQQNDPRYTIEYPMSARKNNPNL; encoded by the coding sequence ATGAAAAAAATAACAACTATCATAGCATTGGCGGTTATCAGCTTTACCACTGTAGGATGTGACAGATTTTTAGATATTCAGCCTGAAGGAAAAGTAATTCCGACTACTGTTGAAGATTACCGTAAAGTTCTTACCTCAGCCTATGCAAAATATCCTAATCATAAGTCTTTATCAGTACTTCGTACCGATGAGGTAACTGTTAATGAAAATATCAGTGATTTCAATGTATATCGTGAAATCGCGATGTGGAAAGATACCAATAATGATTCTGCAACATTAGAATTCCCATGGGTGAAGTTTTATTCAGTGATCTTTTATCTGAACCAGATCATTAATGAAGGAAGCAAAACAATGGCAGACTCTCCTGAAAAGCAGCAAATTCTTGCAGAAGCTTATGCATTACGTGCCTATGCCTATTTTGACATGGTGAATCTATATGCGAAGCCATACAACAGTGCTACAGCTTCTACAGACAGAGGGGTTCCGATCAGTCTTGAAATGGATATTGAAGCTGTATTAAAGCCATCCAGCGTGCAGGAAGTTTATAATCTGATCCATGCAGATATGAGTAAGGCAGAAGGTCTTATGGTAGAACAGAAACAGACAGCAGGAATCAATTATAGATTCTCCAAGATTGCATTAATGGCTTTACAGGCCAGAACAGCTCTTTATCAGAATGACTGGAACAAAGCTTTGTATTATGCAGAACAGGCATTAGCCATGAAAGGAGATTTGGTTGACCTGAATACAAGTACTACAGCACCTCATCATTATATGTCTGTAGAGTCTATTATGGCATTGGATGATGTATTCGACAGTGCGGCACAGAACTTATCTTTTGCCTCTTCTGAATTGATCTCAAAATTCAACAGCAGTACAGATAAAAGATTCAAACTTGCTTTTGAAAAAAATGGCAGCCAGTATAAAATCATTAAAAAAGGAAGTTCAGAGTTTAAAGTATCCTTCAGAACTACAGAAATGTATTTCATAAAATCTGAAGCATTATTGAAACTGAACAGACTTGATGAAGCTAAAGAAATTTTATCTAAAGTTCTTAAAAACAGATATACTCCGGAAGGATATACTGCTGTTCAGAATACAATAGTACCAATGAATGCTGCAGATTTCATGAATTTCATCCTTGATGAAAGATCCAGAGAGTTTGCGGTAGAAGGACACAGATGGTTTGACCTGAGAAGAGCCAACCAGAAAGAAATTAAACATACCATTAACGGTAAGGACTATATTCTTCAGCAGAATGATCCGAGATATACAATAGAATATCCGATGAGTGCAAGAAAAAATAATCCTAATTTATAG
- a CDS encoding LytR/AlgR family response regulator transcription factor, whose protein sequence is MKIAIIEDELLAVNYLKDLLDKQNIIPVTEIVVLRSKKKAIDFFENDSADLIFMDIHLGDGMSLEIFEQVELFAPIIFITAFDEYAMRVFKHFTIDYVLKPFEEEDLHQALQKFVSIRNNFDPEPLLKSISTLRQGEDTEIMKRFMVREGNKLRSVDEQNTAYFFASGKYLFLTTMDNQTYIYDDTIKDIIQKLNPQVFFKVNRKFIINKEAITEIIKHSSQKVELKLSPKPEVSDEVFISKMQIAECLNWLKN, encoded by the coding sequence ATGAAAATTGCCATTATTGAAGATGAGCTGCTGGCTGTTAATTATCTGAAAGACCTTTTAGATAAACAAAACATCATTCCTGTTACGGAAATAGTGGTTCTTCGTTCCAAAAAAAAGGCAATAGACTTTTTTGAAAATGATTCTGCTGATCTTATTTTTATGGATATTCATCTTGGTGACGGGATGAGCCTGGAAATTTTTGAGCAGGTAGAGCTTTTTGCTCCCATCATCTTTATTACGGCATTTGATGAGTATGCAATGCGTGTTTTCAAACATTTTACGATAGATTATGTACTGAAACCTTTTGAAGAAGAAGACCTCCATCAGGCATTACAGAAATTTGTTTCCATCAGAAATAATTTTGATCCCGAACCTTTGTTGAAATCTATTTCCACCTTACGTCAGGGAGAAGATACTGAAATAATGAAACGTTTTATGGTGAGGGAAGGCAATAAGCTGAGATCTGTAGATGAGCAGAATACAGCCTATTTTTTTGCTTCGGGAAAATACCTTTTTCTTACCACAATGGATAATCAGACCTATATTTATGATGATACTATCAAGGATATTATCCAAAAGCTGAATCCGCAGGTTTTCTTTAAAGTAAACCGTAAGTTTATCATCAATAAGGAAGCCATTACAGAGATCATCAAACATTCAAGTCAGAAAGTAGAGTTGAAGCTTTCTCCCAAGCCTGAAGTAAGCGATGAGGTATTTATCAGTAAAATGCAGATCGCTGAATGCCTGAACTGGCTGAAGAATTAG
- a CDS encoding M15 family metallopeptidase, with product MDKPSEDRIKNLHPLVRKEVTQIVKECDEALTGRAKVRITQGMRTFKEQDALYAQGRTKAGKKVTNAKAGQSIHNYGLAVDICLIIDGKTASWDTAKDWDNDGVADWYECVKIFAKHGWSWGGNWKTFKDLPHFERSSIWKGERKVKATWRNLQNLPKDKDGYVIFTK from the coding sequence ATGGATAAACCAAGTGAAGACAGAATAAAAAATCTCCATCCATTGGTAAGGAAAGAAGTCACACAAATTGTAAAAGAATGTGACGAAGCCCTTACCGGGAGAGCAAAAGTGAGGATTACCCAAGGTATGAGAACTTTTAAAGAACAAGATGCATTATACGCACAGGGAAGAACAAAAGCCGGAAAAAAAGTCACCAATGCCAAGGCCGGACAAAGCATTCACAATTACGGATTAGCAGTAGATATCTGCCTTATTATCGACGGAAAAACAGCAAGCTGGGACACTGCGAAAGACTGGGATAATGATGGCGTAGCAGACTGGTATGAATGTGTGAAAATCTTTGCCAAACATGGCTGGAGCTGGGGCGGAAACTGGAAAACCTTTAAAGACCTGCCGCATTTTGAACGAAGCTCCATATGGAAAGGAGAACGAAAGGTCAAAGCAACTTGGAGAAACTTACAAAATTTACCAAAAGATAAAGACGGATATGTAATTTTTACCAAATAA